In the genome of Spirochaetia bacterium, one region contains:
- a CDS encoding transposase — protein MAFIKTQKTCCDAAGNFISGSASIKDVAYVRGAKYHSRQISREVLGKIIFLDAAKKRGVFVSPTRGLVSYDVEKDEFSPVDDDDGRIMSHGELKKEVHTVFGDAYLLLEFLRKQGLAGLLEDVFTKKKDLQRVYAHLLHGILRNGSAISCDSFLDKSFAAYLLDDIGTASLHCDSGFFSLLGDDRVKMAFFKGFVSFMKMKDPGFGNACYVDSTPLPNSMADNPFDALCSHGVHGSACMMRLVLVLDARHSLPVWFDIIPGNLLDVSTVMGIVEDVESSLCISVGSLTLDAGYASKEIIRAFSDCGDKSLILRMPARKGYPYKELYWRHKEQIPKGKYAFVRNRHTYFGTCEESRLFDAHMFLYPFVDKENALMGFRDGILRDEDAYGKLSARDKDFLTVKSGYFVLIANYRAAPKDILSRYFDRADIEGAFKTSKAYLKLLPLAKWTDCTVRGKILADMICLIITLLFRKEANGDGHPLPEIIGRTQSLMCFRKQDGTVIVETPNRQVKECYRAFGIEVPSSLDSGKFKEALGLKM, from the coding sequence ATGGCTTTTATCAAAACTCAGAAGACTTGTTGCGATGCCGCAGGCAATTTCATATCCGGTTCGGCTTCGATCAAGGACGTCGCATACGTCCGCGGAGCGAAATATCATTCCAGGCAGATTTCAAGGGAGGTGCTGGGGAAGATAATATTCCTTGATGCTGCAAAGAAAAGGGGGGTCTTCGTTTCTCCGACCAGGGGCCTTGTCTCCTATGATGTGGAAAAGGATGAGTTCAGTCCCGTTGATGACGATGACGGGAGGATCATGTCGCACGGGGAACTGAAGAAGGAGGTACACACCGTCTTCGGGGATGCCTATCTCCTTTTGGAGTTTCTGAGGAAACAGGGGCTGGCAGGGCTTCTGGAGGACGTCTTTACGAAAAAAAAGGACCTCCAGAGGGTGTATGCCCATCTCCTGCATGGGATACTGAGGAACGGAAGTGCGATATCGTGTGACAGCTTCCTGGACAAGTCCTTTGCAGCCTACCTCCTTGATGACATAGGGACAGCCTCGTTGCATTGTGATTCGGGCTTCTTCTCCCTGCTGGGGGATGACCGTGTGAAGATGGCATTCTTCAAGGGGTTCGTGTCCTTCATGAAGATGAAGGATCCTGGTTTCGGCAATGCGTGCTATGTGGATTCGACCCCCCTGCCGAACAGCATGGCGGACAATCCCTTCGATGCACTGTGCAGCCACGGGGTACATGGGAGCGCCTGCATGATGAGGCTTGTCCTGGTACTGGACGCACGGCATTCCCTTCCGGTATGGTTCGACATCATCCCGGGGAACCTGCTTGACGTGAGCACGGTGATGGGCATCGTGGAAGACGTGGAGTCAAGCCTGTGCATCAGCGTCGGTTCCCTCACCCTTGATGCCGGATATGCATCAAAGGAAATCATAAGGGCGTTTTCTGACTGCGGGGACAAGTCCCTGATACTGAGGATGCCGGCAAGGAAGGGATATCCATACAAGGAACTGTACTGGAGGCACAAGGAACAGATCCCAAAGGGCAAATATGCATTTGTCCGCAACAGGCATACTTATTTCGGGACCTGCGAGGAGAGCAGGCTCTTTGATGCGCATATGTTCCTCTATCCGTTCGTCGACAAGGAAAATGCGCTCATGGGATTCCGTGACGGCATCCTGAGGGATGAGGATGCATACGGGAAGCTAAGTGCCAGGGACAAGGACTTCCTGACAGTGAAATCCGGATATTTCGTACTCATTGCAAACTACCGGGCTGCTCCCAAGGACATCCTTTCCCGCTACTTTGACCGTGCCGACATAGAAGGAGCCTTCAAGACATCCAAGGCATATCTCAAGCTGCTTCCCCTTGCAAAGTGGACCGACTGCACGGTACGGGGCAAGATCCTTGCAGATATGATCTGCCTCATCATCACGCTTCTGTTCAGGAAGGAAGCGAATGGGGACGGCCATCCGCTTCCGGAGATCATCGGCAGGACACAGTCCCTGATGTGCTTCAGAAAGCAAGACGGAACAGTCATAGTCGAAACTCCGAACAGGCAAGTAAAGGAATGCTACAGGGCCTTTGGGATTGAGGTTCCCTCAAGTCTTGACTCAGGAAAGTTCAAGGAAGCATTGGGGTTAAAAATGTAG
- a CDS encoding APC family permease, giving the protein MGVVIVLGAAIGFSGSDFRHLEPLFAPDTQPIAGMLPIIAVAPFAFVGFDTVPQASEEFLFDTRQCKKIMKLAIFFGFLIYIAVNTATAIVFPWYDFISKPSEWYTADAVAYVLGRGGVYILSICILAALLSGVLAFYMAASRLLFAIGRENGFSFFAKLNQKNGTPENAIVFTLMYSLFAPFFGRTVTSWIFEVASIGTAIGYLYTCLSCHKFSKKDGNRRQATKALIGSLFSCSFIALLLIPGTPSFLSIPSRIITLGWVILGSVFLLTHKRNFLGKKSDRRILDH; this is encoded by the coding sequence ATGGGGGTCGTGATTGTGCTGGGGGCTGCCATAGGATTTTCTGGTTCAGATTTCAGACATCTTGAACCATTGTTTGCTCCGGATACACAGCCGATTGCAGGTATGTTGCCGATAATTGCTGTTGCTCCGTTTGCCTTTGTGGGATTTGATACTGTTCCGCAGGCATCTGAAGAGTTCTTATTTGATACCAGACAATGTAAGAAAATCATGAAACTCGCTATTTTTTTTGGTTTTCTGATCTATATTGCGGTAAACACGGCTACAGCCATTGTATTTCCTTGGTATGATTTCATTTCAAAGCCATCTGAGTGGTATACGGCTGATGCCGTGGCCTATGTATTGGGACGGGGAGGAGTATATATCCTAAGCATCTGTATCCTGGCAGCATTATTGTCTGGAGTCCTTGCCTTTTATATGGCCGCAAGTCGGCTTTTGTTTGCCATAGGTCGTGAAAATGGTTTTTCATTTTTTGCTAAGCTCAATCAAAAGAACGGGACTCCTGAAAATGCCATTGTATTTACTCTGATGTATTCGCTTTTTGCTCCTTTTTTTGGACGGACTGTTACTTCTTGGATTTTTGAGGTTGCATCCATCGGTACTGCAATAGGTTACCTTTATACTTGTCTGTCTTGCCATAAGTTTTCCAAGAAAGACGGAAATCGAAGACAGGCAACAAAGGCCTTGATAGGGAGTCTGTTTTCATGTTCGTTTATTGCTTTATTGCTCATACCGGGAACGCCGTCGTTCCTTTCAATACCATCCAGGATAATTACCTTAGGTTGGGTAATATTGGGTTCTGTTTTCTTGTTGACACATAAAAGGAATTTCTTAGGGAAAAAATCCGATAGGAGGATACTGGATCATTGA
- a CDS encoding dihydroorotate dehydrogenase: MNNALQANLAGTVMKNPLLLASGTCGFGKELSGFFDIEKLGGMCFKGLTLQPQCGNEGIRIWETPSGLMNSIGLENPGVDAFIDTIYPKLTTFDFTRIVNLGGHSEEEYEEALEKLNDLDIDFIELNISCPNVKNGGMNFGIQTEFAKQFVARMRKICRKKMIVKLSPNAENIVDLAKACEEVGADALSLVNTFQAMAIDIKKKKPVFNNVYAGLSGPAIRPIALRMVHQVCHAVDIPVVAVGGIMSWEDVIAYIMVGATCCEIGTASLLQPTAAMGILKGLEQYMADNHYSSLDEIRRII; this comes from the coding sequence ATGAATAATGCATTGCAGGCAAATCTTGCAGGGACCGTCATGAAGAATCCACTTCTGCTGGCATCAGGTACCTGTGGCTTCGGAAAGGAACTGTCAGGGTTCTTCGATATCGAAAAGCTTGGTGGCATGTGCTTCAAGGGACTTACCTTGCAACCCCAGTGTGGTAATGAAGGTATAAGGATCTGGGAAACCCCAAGCGGACTGATGAACAGCATAGGACTCGAAAACCCTGGAGTTGACGCCTTTATCGATACCATCTATCCCAAGTTGACTACTTTCGATTTTACCAGGATTGTAAACTTGGGAGGCCACTCAGAAGAAGAGTATGAAGAAGCCTTGGAAAAACTCAATGATTTGGATATAGATTTCATCGAGCTGAATATCTCCTGTCCGAATGTCAAGAACGGAGGCATGAATTTCGGTATACAGACTGAATTCGCGAAGCAGTTCGTCGCAAGGATGAGAAAAATCTGCAGGAAGAAGATGATAGTAAAACTGTCTCCCAATGCAGAAAATATCGTTGACCTTGCAAAAGCCTGCGAAGAAGTAGGTGCCGATGCGCTTTCATTGGTAAATACTTTCCAAGCAATGGCAATTGACATCAAGAAAAAGAAACCAGTATTCAACAACGTCTACGCAGGTCTCTCCGGTCCGGCTATCAGGCCCATAGCGCTGAGGATGGTACATCAGGTATGCCATGCAGTGGATATTCCCGTAGTTGCCGTAGGAGGCATCATGAGCTGGGAAGATGTCATAGCTTACATCATGGTAGGAGCTACCTGCTGCGAAATAGGCACAGCATCCTTGCTGCAGCCGACTGCAGCCATGGGAATCCTGAAAGGACTGGAACAGTACATGGCGGACAACCACTACTCTTCATTGGATGAAATTCGTAGAATCATATGA
- a CDS encoding dihydroorotate dehydrogenase electron transfer subunit, which translates to MNEIVYNRKVNDKFYLMKVKDPSSCDMGQFVMVRTEDNFPLLSRPLGIFDSNAETTSFLYQTVGQGTQKLSTMQAGQHVLLQGPNGTGFPHAEGKIALVGGGTGIAPLYYAGKKLKEQKNTIVDGYLGFSKEAILVDQYKEILDAVTVNVGGYIIQDIDVQAYDYIYACGPTIMMKLFSQICREKGVGEKLFVSLEARMGCGIGICLGCSIKTIHGNQRVCKEGPVFKANEVFYE; encoded by the coding sequence ATGAATGAAATAGTCTACAACAGGAAGGTAAACGACAAGTTTTATCTCATGAAGGTCAAGGATCCTTCTTCCTGCGACATGGGCCAGTTTGTCATGGTACGGACGGAAGACAATTTCCCCTTGTTATCCAGACCTCTTGGTATTTTTGACAGCAATGCTGAAACGACATCCTTTCTCTACCAAACAGTCGGCCAAGGAACTCAAAAGCTAAGCACTATGCAAGCAGGGCAACATGTCCTGCTTCAGGGACCGAACGGTACAGGATTTCCCCATGCAGAAGGAAAAATAGCCTTGGTAGGCGGAGGGACAGGAATTGCGCCGCTATACTATGCAGGGAAAAAGCTGAAAGAACAGAAAAATACTATCGTAGACGGTTACTTGGGATTCAGCAAAGAAGCAATCCTGGTAGATCAATATAAGGAAATCCTCGATGCGGTCACTGTCAATGTCGGTGGCTATATCATCCAGGATATCGATGTACAGGCATATGATTACATCTATGCCTGCGGTCCTACCATCATGATGAAACTGTTTTCCCAAATATGCAGGGAAAAGGGAGTCGGAGAAAAACTTTTCGTTTCGTTGGAAGCAAGAATGGGATGTGGCATAGGCATTTGTCTTGGCTGTTCCATCAAGACCATCCACGGAAATCAAAGAGTATGCAAGGAAGGCCCGGTTTTCAAGGCAAATGAGGTGTTCTATGAATAA
- a CDS encoding dihydroorotase: MLIIRNGLLIDPLHGWQKKADLQIADGKITGISQHIEKGRATEYIDAEGMLVFPGLIDVHAHFRDPGFTYKEDICTGSEAAIAGGYTKVVCMGNTQPRMDNEKALAYFYQKAKATPLKLYTVANVTEGMEGKRLTDMDALRSYGAVGFSDDGSPIMDTKLVAEAMEKAKALDCPISLHEEDQNFIGVHGINDGKVAELLQMKGAMDLAESSMVARDCVFAVHTKAKVDFQHISSQESVEIIRFAKQFSPTIFAEATPQHLSFNETEILRSGTNAKLNPPFRTEKDRMVLIEGVRDSTLNLIATDHAPHSIEEKGQGFLRSPSGIIGLETALSAVYEMLVKKHGMTMVDVLRLLTTNPASLYGFELPSLQKGATADLVVFDPQAQWVYTSGKSKSSNSPFLQKTLQGKVVYTIIDGKIVYKDRTNE, translated from the coding sequence ATGCTCATCATTAGAAACGGCTTGCTTATCGATCCCCTGCATGGCTGGCAGAAAAAAGCTGACCTGCAGATTGCTGATGGAAAAATCACGGGAATCAGCCAACATATTGAAAAAGGAAGGGCAACCGAATATATCGATGCCGAAGGCATGCTGGTCTTCCCCGGTTTGATAGACGTACATGCCCATTTCAGAGACCCCGGCTTCACCTACAAGGAAGACATATGTACCGGCAGTGAAGCCGCCATTGCCGGCGGCTACACGAAAGTCGTCTGCATGGGAAACACGCAGCCTCGGATGGACAATGAAAAGGCCCTTGCCTACTTTTATCAAAAAGCCAAAGCAACTCCATTGAAACTGTATACCGTGGCAAATGTAACGGAAGGCATGGAAGGTAAAAGACTGACCGATATGGATGCCCTCAGATCATATGGTGCCGTCGGTTTCAGTGATGATGGTTCCCCCATCATGGATACCAAGCTGGTAGCCGAAGCCATGGAAAAGGCCAAGGCACTTGACTGTCCTATCAGCTTGCATGAGGAAGACCAGAACTTCATCGGTGTACATGGTATAAATGATGGGAAGGTCGCCGAATTGCTTCAGATGAAAGGAGCCATGGATCTGGCAGAAAGCAGTATGGTTGCCAGAGACTGTGTATTTGCAGTCCATACGAAAGCAAAAGTTGATTTCCAACATATAAGCTCTCAAGAATCCGTTGAAATCATCAGGTTTGCCAAACAATTTTCTCCAACGATCTTTGCAGAGGCAACACCACAGCATCTTTCCTTCAATGAAACCGAAATCCTACGAAGCGGTACCAATGCCAAGCTCAATCCCCCGTTCAGAACAGAAAAGGACCGGATGGTTCTGATAGAAGGGGTAAGGGATTCGACACTCAATCTCATCGCGACTGACCATGCTCCACATAGTATAGAAGAAAAGGGACAAGGATTCCTACGCTCTCCCAGTGGCATCATAGGTCTGGAAACTGCATTGTCAGCCGTCTACGAAATGCTTGTCAAAAAACACGGTATGACAATGGTCGATGTCCTACGTCTGCTGACCACCAATCCAGCCTCTTTATATGGTTTTGAACTCCCCTCACTCCAAAAGGGGGCAACGGCCGACCTCGTAGTGTTTGACCCACAAGCCCAATGGGTCTATACAAGCGGAAAATCGAAATCATCCAACTCACCGTTCCTGCAGAAAACATTGCAAGGCAAAGTCGTCTATACCATCATCGATGGAAAAATAGTATATAAGGACAGAACAAATGAATGA
- a CDS encoding Zn-dependent hydrolase, whose protein sequence is MDKSDIVKEIRSIFNRFEHIGCLENGGVTRLGYSSTEDEMHRTFLQIGKEYGFDTFTDNIGNSYVSNCKRTPATWICSHLDSVVSGGRYDGVIGVIVGLAVLLDLSAKGIRIPVRAGAFRCEESTNFNKCTIGSGLLSKEYTKATVANLTDKEGKKLSRIFEEKGLLYADSLEGIKEYLEVHIEQGKILEDSNKIIGIVHAIVGNERLEITIQGQSEHSGTTPMGIRKDSLCFASELVSFAESYAKAHDDIVITAGELDNFPNVINVIPGKTKLTLDIRSQDQHTLTEAKRAIRHKVEETMAQRSMKASIKEIGKAKPVHLSQGISTNLAHIVADQSIPYADMVSGAGHDAMCFADIVPTGMLFIPCKNGISHNEKEYAKLEDAGKAADILVRYLEEKYAHH, encoded by the coding sequence ATGGACAAATCAGATATCGTAAAAGAAATAAGAAGTATTTTCAATAGATTCGAACACATAGGCTGCCTCGAAAACGGCGGTGTGACCCGGTTGGGTTACAGCAGCACAGAAGATGAAATGCACCGGACATTTCTTCAGATCGGCAAAGAATATGGTTTTGATACTTTCACCGACAACATCGGAAACTCGTATGTATCCAATTGCAAAAGAACACCGGCTACATGGATCTGCTCACATCTGGATTCCGTTGTTTCAGGTGGCAGATATGATGGTGTCATCGGGGTCATCGTCGGACTTGCCGTATTGCTTGACCTTTCAGCGAAAGGCATCCGCATACCGGTACGAGCCGGTGCATTCCGCTGTGAAGAATCTACCAATTTCAATAAATGTACGATAGGAAGCGGACTGCTGTCCAAGGAATATACAAAGGCAACGGTTGCGAACCTCACAGACAAGGAAGGAAAAAAGCTCAGCAGGATATTCGAAGAAAAAGGCCTGCTCTATGCAGATTCCCTCGAAGGGATCAAGGAATACCTGGAAGTACATATCGAACAGGGCAAGATTCTTGAAGACAGCAACAAGATCATCGGGATCGTCCATGCCATCGTCGGCAACGAACGGCTGGAAATAACCATCCAAGGGCAAAGCGAACATTCAGGTACTACCCCGATGGGAATCAGGAAAGACTCCCTTTGCTTTGCCTCCGAGCTCGTCTCCTTTGCAGAAAGCTATGCAAAAGCCCATGATGATATCGTCATAACGGCAGGGGAACTGGACAATTTCCCCAATGTCATCAATGTCATCCCGGGCAAGACCAAGCTTACCCTCGACATCCGCTCCCAGGACCAGCATACGTTGACGGAAGCCAAACGTGCAATACGGCATAAGGTTGAAGAAACGATGGCACAGCGAAGCATGAAAGCTTCGATAAAGGAAATAGGAAAAGCAAAACCTGTACACTTGTCCCAAGGAATCAGTACAAACCTGGCACACATCGTTGCAGATCAGTCCATTCCCTATGCCGATATGGTGAGCGGAGCAGGACACGATGCAATGTGCTTTGCTGATATCGTACCTACCGGCATGCTCTTCATTCCTTGCAAGAATGGGATAAGCCACAACGAAAAGGAATATGCCAAGCTTGAGGATGCAGGAAAAGCAGCGGATATATTGGTCCGCTATCTGGAGGAAAAGTATGCTCATCATTAG
- a CDS encoding ABC transporter permease has translation MRLFYQKYRNVILPVSVIPVFLLVWELYIVLCKIPAYLLPSPYAFLLSMIEFFRTGDMLYHIWVTLEEIFLGTFWGILLGLVLGYVLAKVEFLEKLVMPFVIIVQTAPKISLAPLFILWMGLGIQSKVALVILVVSFPVMTNEVLAVRSIEKNIYNLMTILKANAWQRFIKIELPFSGEMLLSGMKVAVTQAMIGAVIGEMIGAKAGLGYLVVLGGENYNINLILSAVFLLSVLGLFLYKVFDILERHILTWKETEEEVVG, from the coding sequence ATGAGACTATTCTATCAGAAATACAGGAACGTCATATTGCCAGTATCAGTAATCCCGGTATTCTTGCTGGTCTGGGAACTTTATATCGTACTATGCAAGATACCGGCCTATCTGCTGCCAAGCCCTTATGCATTCCTGCTGTCGATGATCGAATTCTTCAGGACAGGTGATATGCTCTATCACATCTGGGTAACCTTGGAAGAAATATTCCTGGGAACTTTCTGGGGCATCCTGCTGGGGCTGGTCCTCGGCTATGTCCTGGCAAAGGTTGAATTCCTGGAAAAGCTTGTGATGCCTTTCGTCATCATAGTCCAGACTGCACCGAAGATATCTCTTGCTCCCCTGTTCATCCTCTGGATGGGACTGGGCATCCAGTCCAAGGTGGCTCTGGTCATCTTGGTCGTGTCCTTTCCCGTCATGACAAATGAAGTATTGGCTGTCAGGTCAATTGAAAAGAACATCTACAATCTGATGACCATACTGAAGGCCAATGCCTGGCAGCGGTTCATCAAGATTGAATTGCCTTTTTCCGGAGAGATGCTTCTCTCCGGAATGAAGGTAGCAGTTACCCAAGCCATGATCGGAGCCGTCATCGGTGAAATGATAGGAGCAAAGGCCGGGTTAGGCTATCTGGTCGTACTCGGCGGAGAAAACTATAACATCAACCTGATACTGTCTGCGGTCTTCCTTCTGAGTGTCCTCGGCCTGTTCCTCTATAAGGTATTTGATATCCTGGAAAGACATATCCTGACATGGAAGGAAACGGAAGAAGAAGTCGTAGGTTGA
- a CDS encoding ABC transporter substrate-binding protein, translated as MRKLAILTIALLSSAACLWAQGTTEATEAKSADGLTKVSIQLDGGATPYYAPLYVAQQKGYFKEAGLDVDFYYAAASDIVKNVAAGNVEFGFPNADAVVTAKSNGVPVKVVHNTYQHGLGSTIFKADSGITSAKDLKGKRIAVTSLGSPNYIQLQVLLKSVGLTLDDIDLEIIGTGAILNSLTTGKVDAIVFSMLRTIELNNAGADVKEIRSDTVLPSFGNVLISGDAYIKEHPEVVDAFSSALTKAIQYICDGHAEEAVDLSIANYVKTFNASKRDVTIQIINEVFKTYLWQSDFTKANGIGTADPARWNKLINIQHEYGIIDNVFDANDLLYSKIIK; from the coding sequence GTGAGAAAATTAGCAATCCTGACAATCGCACTGTTGTCGTCGGCAGCCTGTCTTTGGGCTCAGGGGACAACGGAAGCAACCGAGGCAAAATCTGCCGACGGACTGACGAAAGTCTCGATCCAACTGGACGGTGGAGCGACCCCGTACTATGCACCCCTGTATGTAGCCCAGCAGAAAGGCTACTTCAAGGAAGCAGGACTTGATGTCGATTTCTACTATGCGGCAGCTTCTGATATAGTCAAGAACGTTGCAGCAGGAAACGTTGAATTCGGCTTCCCCAATGCAGATGCAGTAGTCACTGCCAAATCCAACGGCGTACCCGTGAAAGTCGTGCACAATACGTATCAGCATGGCTTGGGATCAACCATCTTCAAGGCCGATTCAGGAATTACGAGTGCAAAAGACCTGAAAGGAAAGAGAATTGCCGTAACAAGCCTGGGAAGCCCAAACTACATCCAGTTGCAGGTCCTGCTGAAGAGCGTCGGACTTACACTTGATGACATCGATCTGGAAATAATCGGTACCGGTGCCATCCTGAACTCCCTGACGACCGGCAAGGTAGACGCCATCGTATTCTCCATGCTCAGGACCATTGAGCTGAACAATGCCGGTGCCGACGTAAAGGAAATCAGGTCTGATACGGTCTTGCCTTCATTCGGCAACGTGCTGATCTCAGGAGACGCCTATATCAAGGAACATCCTGAAGTAGTCGACGCATTCAGCAGTGCTTTGACAAAGGCAATCCAGTACATCTGTGACGGACATGCAGAAGAAGCTGTTGACTTGTCCATTGCAAACTACGTAAAGACATTCAATGCCTCGAAGAGGGATGTTACCATCCAGATCATCAACGAAGTGTTCAAGACTTATCTGTGGCAGAGCGACTTCACCAAAGCCAATGGTATCGGGACTGCAGATCCTGCACGCTGGAACAAGCTGATCAACATCCAGCATGAGTACGGCATCATCGACAATGTCTTCGATGCAAATGATCTGCTGTATTCGAAGATAATCAAATAG
- a CDS encoding nucleoside phosphorylase, whose product MEYISADKPFFNGLMPHLKCKKGDIAKIVLLPGDPKRVMKFASLCDNFEIISSNREFTVGTGTYKNVRLSVCSTGIGSASTEIVVQELMYLGAEVLIRTGGTGAVQKGIECGDLIINTGAMRLGGASSFYVRPEYPAIASFEVVKALKETCEENNVRYHMGICASVGSFYKGQGRKIVGKETSDTDLIKYYEDLNIKNLEMESETVLTLASLNNIYAGSICVVHCNRIEDKWLVDFEDAQLKMCKTTLEAVVKINSYLQGEKL is encoded by the coding sequence ATGGAGTATATTTCGGCAGACAAACCATTTTTCAATGGCTTGATGCCTCATTTGAAATGCAAGAAAGGGGACATCGCAAAGATTGTACTGCTCCCCGGCGACCCGAAACGGGTCATGAAGTTCGCCAGTTTATGTGATAACTTTGAAATCATTTCAAGCAACAGGGAATTTACCGTCGGAACCGGAACATACAAGAATGTCCGGTTAAGCGTCTGTTCGACAGGCATAGGTTCTGCATCTACGGAAATCGTCGTACAGGAACTCATGTACTTGGGCGCAGAAGTTCTGATCCGCACCGGCGGTACCGGAGCAGTCCAAAAAGGAATAGAATGCGGAGATCTCATCATCAACACAGGAGCCATGCGTCTGGGAGGAGCTTCAAGTTTCTATGTGAGGCCGGAATACCCAGCCATAGCTTCGTTTGAAGTTGTCAAGGCCCTGAAGGAAACCTGTGAAGAAAACAACGTCAGATATCATATGGGCATCTGTGCATCAGTAGGTTCGTTCTACAAAGGACAGGGCCGTAAGATCGTCGGTAAGGAAACCAGCGATACCGACCTGATCAAATATTATGAAGACCTGAATATCAAAAACCTTGAAATGGAATCAGAAACCGTATTGACCCTGGCATCATTGAACAATATTTATGCCGGAAGCATCTGTGTAGTCCATTGCAACCGTATCGAGGATAAATGGCTGGTTGATTTCGAGGACGCCCAGTTGAAGATGTGCAAGACAACGCTGGAAGCCGTTGTAAAAATAAACTCGTATTTACAAGGAGAAAAGTTGTGA
- a CDS encoding ABC transporter permease, producing MRIKGNVTTAAKLIGEYILSISIFVLIWQIYVSTHDVPAFVLPAPKIVFVQFGKLFSSGMIWPHLWATTWEVTVGFLLGVFFGVVLGYVFAKVDGLKTALMPHIIFMQTAPKIALVPLFVVWFGIGITSKLVLIVSMVIFPVMIGVIMGIGSIPQDVRYLMKILKASKWQIFSRIEIMYSLPMIFSGLKIGIVQAVIGAIVSEWMSGKVGLGYILTYSSATYNTALLMAGIIVTVLVGIISYEIIDLAGKYLLRWHDSENTSKQQ from the coding sequence ATGAGGATAAAGGGAAATGTAACGACAGCTGCAAAGTTGATAGGTGAATATATCCTGTCAATAAGTATCTTCGTATTGATCTGGCAGATTTACGTTTCGACACATGATGTCCCTGCCTTTGTCCTGCCGGCCCCGAAGATTGTCTTTGTCCAGTTCGGCAAATTGTTTAGCTCGGGTATGATTTGGCCACATCTGTGGGCAACCACATGGGAAGTAACGGTAGGTTTTCTGTTGGGTGTCTTTTTCGGAGTCGTCCTCGGTTATGTATTTGCCAAGGTAGATGGACTGAAGACAGCATTGATGCCACATATCATTTTCATGCAGACAGCTCCCAAAATTGCCTTGGTGCCTCTGTTCGTCGTCTGGTTCGGTATTGGCATCACATCGAAGCTGGTCCTGATCGTTTCAATGGTAATCTTTCCTGTCATGATCGGCGTCATCATGGGAATCGGTTCAATACCACAGGATGTACGCTATCTGATGAAGATACTGAAAGCCAGCAAATGGCAGATATTTTCACGGATTGAGATAATGTATTCACTGCCGATGATCTTTTCAGGCCTGAAGATAGGTATCGTCCAGGCTGTCATCGGAGCCATTGTCTCTGAATGGATGTCAGGCAAAGTAGGCCTAGGCTACATTCTGACATACAGCTCCGCCACCTACAATACCGCCCTGCTGATGGCAGGTATCATCGTAACCGTACTGGTCGGCATCATCTCTTACGAAATCATCGACTTGGCAGGCAAATATCTGCTCCGCTGGCATGATTCGGAAAACACATCGAAGCAACAATAA
- a CDS encoding ABC transporter ATP-binding protein codes for MPNDYCLKTTDLTKIYHVLMKEDTVALRDINLEIENGEFVSIIGPSGCGKSTFLRIIGGLDNPTNGQIDYKDGPEQEMGFVFQDPVLLPWKTVRQNAGFPLDIKKDKSIQSQEKLDALLELAGLTEFKDALPRELSGGMKQRVSIVRALSYDAPILLMDEPFGALDALTRDHLNIELLKIWENTKKTVVFVTHSIPEAVFLSDRVVVMSAHPGMINETVTIDLPRPRTMAMRETTEFQDYSRYLRRIIG; via the coding sequence ATGCCAAATGATTATTGCCTAAAGACAACTGACCTGACGAAAATCTACCATGTCCTGATGAAAGAAGACACTGTAGCTTTGAGAGACATCAACCTGGAAATAGAAAACGGTGAATTCGTTTCCATCATAGGCCCTTCAGGATGTGGAAAATCTACGTTCCTTCGAATCATCGGAGGTCTTGATAACCCGACCAATGGGCAGATTGATTACAAGGATGGCCCTGAACAGGAAATGGGATTCGTCTTCCAGGACCCTGTATTGCTACCATGGAAAACAGTACGGCAGAATGCCGGTTTTCCCCTCGATATCAAGAAAGACAAGAGTATCCAGTCTCAGGAAAAACTTGATGCCCTACTGGAACTTGCTGGTCTCACAGAGTTCAAGGATGCCCTTCCCCGAGAACTGTCCGGTGGTATGAAGCAGAGAGTTTCCATCGTTCGTGCACTCTCATACGATGCCCCGATATTGCTCATGGATGAACCCTTCGGTGCACTTGATGCCCTGACAAGAGATCATCTGAACATCGAGTTGCTCAAGATTTGGGAAAATACAAAGAAAACGGTCGTATTTGTTACCCATAGTATTCCTGAGGCAGTCTTCCTCTCCGACAGAGTAGTTGTCATGTCTGCTCATCCCGGCATGATAAATGAAACAGTAACCATCGACTTACCTAGGCCCCGTACTATGGCCATGAGGGAAACGACGGAATTCCAGGACTACAGCAGATACCTGAGGAGAATCATCGGATGA